The Thermoflavifilum sp. genome contains a region encoding:
- a CDS encoding YajQ family cyclic di-GMP-binding protein — MPSFDIVSRADLQLIDNAVNITRKEIANRFDFKDVPVELDLRKKEHLLVITTESEMKLNQIIDVLLSRTMRQGVDVKMYDLSKPVEPTGKLIRKTIPIRNGLSQEEAKKLVKYIKELGLKVQASVMDDMVRVSGKKIDDLQTVIQHCKKAPFDFALQFVNMKS, encoded by the coding sequence ATGCCTTCATTCGACATTGTGAGCAGAGCCGATTTGCAGCTGATTGACAATGCAGTAAACATCACCCGGAAAGAAATAGCCAATCGGTTTGATTTTAAGGATGTACCCGTAGAGCTTGACCTGCGCAAAAAAGAGCATTTGTTGGTGATTACCACCGAATCGGAGATGAAGCTCAATCAAATCATCGACGTATTGCTGAGTCGCACCATGCGGCAGGGTGTGGACGTTAAAATGTATGACCTGAGCAAGCCTGTTGAGCCCACGGGTAAGCTTATCCGGAAAACGATACCTATCCGCAATGGATTATCGCAGGAAGAAGCCAAAAAGCTCGTGAAATACATCAAGGAGCTGGGATTAAAGGTGCAGGCCTCGGTGATGGATGATATGGTGCGGGTGAGTGGTAAAAAGATTGATGATTTACAAACGGTTATCCAGCACTGCAAAAAAGCGCCTTTTGATTTTGCCCTCCAGTTCGTGAATATGAAATCCTGA
- a CDS encoding phosphoenolpyruvate carboxylase codes for MDGQQASLNAFRNLVAMRFQLYNSLFSALPFHRVEKTGVLLSMFIMFCEEAYQRGWSPSEIIEQFLCKYTDYQTEKDQLDLLFRFIQYAERQVVLFDALEDAAFGAVNDLNGKGTLKHLLNEVYQQNAWPQLKEKLSNFAVRIVLTAHPTQFYPSEVLGIIHDLSNAIMQDNTALVNTYLQQLGKTPFFKKQKPTPYDEAMNLIWYLEHVFYPAVGKILTTLKTHVNGYDELFTCSPIRLGFWPGGDRDGNPFVTPEITLKVAQALRNAILVSYYRDVRKLRRRLTFKGISTLVAQLEELLYRHVFDHPENQVLTVDDIRRPLIQIHEALVRDHNGLFAGMVEELLSKIAAFGLFFASLDIRQDSSIHRRIIDQIAARGEALPVHYAQLSLEEKLSCLTQIRVRVNPDDFSDPLLQDTLRVMAAMKDIQLTNGEEGCHRYIISHATSAIDIMEVYALFLMSGWKPEELRVDIVPLFETIEDLQRCSEVMQTLYAFPAYRAHLARRGDKQTIMLGFSDGTKDGGYLMANWSIYKAKESLTAISRSSGVHVLFFDGRGGPPARGGGKTHQFYASMGQNIANEEIQLTVQGQTISSNFGTTTSAQYNLEQLMHAGISNGLFASRRMTFTPDEEQLLSQLAEESFRAFQALKNHPDFLNYLNYASPLRYYAETNIASRPSSRNRSAKLNLNDLRAVPYVGSWSQIKQNVPGYYGVGTALEALYRAGKWKALQELYQQSLFFRTLLDNCEMSMKKSFFPLTAYLAKHPKFGTIWNMIYEEYEKTKKYLLMLSGASDLMENYPVEKLSIQMRERIMLPLLTIQQHALAKIRAHQENPESSLPIETYEKLAIRCSFGIINASRNSA; via the coding sequence ATGGATGGACAACAAGCTTCCCTGAACGCCTTCCGGAATCTGGTGGCGATGCGCTTTCAGCTGTATAACAGCCTTTTCTCCGCCCTTCCTTTTCATCGGGTGGAAAAAACCGGTGTGTTGCTTTCCATGTTTATCATGTTCTGTGAAGAGGCCTACCAGCGCGGATGGAGTCCATCCGAAATCATTGAACAATTTCTCTGTAAATACACGGACTATCAGACGGAGAAAGACCAGCTGGATTTATTGTTTCGCTTTATCCAGTATGCCGAACGGCAGGTCGTGCTGTTCGATGCGCTCGAAGATGCTGCATTTGGGGCAGTGAATGATTTAAATGGCAAAGGCACCTTAAAACATTTATTGAATGAAGTATATCAACAAAATGCCTGGCCACAGCTGAAAGAAAAACTGAGCAATTTTGCCGTACGTATTGTACTCACCGCTCATCCCACACAGTTTTACCCGAGCGAGGTGCTGGGTATTATTCATGATCTTTCCAATGCCATCATGCAGGATAATACAGCACTGGTGAATACCTACCTGCAACAATTAGGTAAGACGCCTTTTTTCAAAAAACAAAAGCCCACGCCCTATGATGAGGCCATGAACCTGATCTGGTATCTGGAACATGTATTCTATCCGGCTGTCGGAAAAATTCTTACCACACTCAAAACGCATGTAAACGGATATGATGAGCTGTTTACCTGCTCACCCATCCGGTTAGGGTTCTGGCCGGGAGGCGACCGCGATGGTAATCCTTTTGTAACGCCCGAGATTACCCTGAAGGTAGCGCAGGCTTTGCGAAATGCTATTTTAGTTTCTTATTACCGGGATGTGCGCAAATTGCGCAGGAGATTGACATTTAAAGGCATATCAACGCTCGTAGCCCAGCTGGAAGAGCTTTTGTACCGGCATGTGTTTGACCACCCCGAAAATCAGGTATTGACCGTGGATGATATCCGCAGGCCCCTGATTCAGATTCATGAGGCGCTGGTGCGGGATCACAATGGGTTATTCGCCGGTATGGTAGAGGAGTTGCTCAGCAAGATAGCGGCTTTTGGATTGTTTTTTGCTTCGCTGGATATTCGGCAGGATAGCTCCATCCATCGCCGCATTATCGATCAAATTGCGGCCCGTGGCGAGGCCTTGCCTGTGCATTACGCTCAGTTATCCCTGGAAGAAAAACTGTCGTGCCTGACGCAAATTCGCGTCAGGGTAAATCCCGATGATTTTTCTGATCCCCTGCTTCAGGACACGTTGCGGGTGATGGCTGCCATGAAAGATATTCAGCTGACCAACGGGGAAGAAGGCTGTCATCGCTACATCATCAGCCATGCCACATCGGCAATTGACATCATGGAGGTATATGCCCTCTTTCTGATGAGTGGCTGGAAACCCGAAGAGCTCCGGGTGGATATTGTACCGTTGTTTGAAACCATCGAAGATTTGCAACGCTGCAGTGAAGTGATGCAAACTTTGTACGCATTTCCTGCTTATCGCGCCCATCTGGCCCGACGGGGCGACAAACAAACCATCATGCTGGGCTTTTCAGACGGCACGAAAGACGGCGGTTATCTGATGGCCAACTGGAGCATTTACAAGGCCAAAGAATCGCTTACGGCCATTTCTCGGTCATCTGGCGTGCATGTACTTTTCTTCGACGGTAGAGGCGGACCACCAGCCCGTGGCGGAGGTAAAACCCATCAATTCTACGCTTCTATGGGGCAAAATATCGCCAACGAAGAGATTCAGCTCACGGTGCAGGGGCAAACCATCAGCTCAAATTTTGGGACCACAACCTCTGCCCAGTACAACCTGGAGCAGCTGATGCATGCAGGTATATCTAACGGCCTGTTTGCTTCAAGGCGAATGACTTTCACTCCGGATGAAGAACAACTGCTCAGCCAGCTGGCTGAAGAAAGCTTCCGGGCTTTCCAGGCGTTAAAAAATCATCCTGATTTCCTGAATTACTTGAATTATGCGAGCCCCCTCAGGTATTATGCTGAAACCAATATTGCCAGTCGGCCTTCCAGTCGGAACCGCTCAGCCAAACTAAATTTGAATGACTTGCGGGCAGTTCCCTATGTGGGCTCCTGGAGCCAGATCAAACAAAATGTACCCGGCTACTATGGCGTGGGAACCGCTCTGGAAGCGCTGTACAGGGCCGGTAAATGGAAGGCATTGCAGGAGCTTTATCAACAATCGCTTTTCTTCCGCACCCTGCTCGATAACTGTGAAATGTCGATGAAAAAAAGCTTTTTCCCGCTCACCGCCTATCTGGCCAAACATCCAAAATTCGGCACCATCTGGAACATGATTTATGAGGAATATGAAAAGACTAAGAAATACCTGCTCATGCTATCCGGTGCAAGCGATCTGATGGAAAATTATCCGGTGGAAAAACTTTCTATTCAGATGCGGGAAAGGATTATGTTACCCCTGCTTACCATCCAGCAGCATGCGCTGGCTAAAATTCGAGCCCATCAGGAAAATCCGGAATCGAGCTTACCGATTGAGACTTATGAAAAGCTGGCCATCCGTTGTTCATTCGGTATCATCAATGCCAGCAGAAATTCGGCCTGA
- a CDS encoding DUF1345 domain-containing protein codes for MFPFKLWRWIAYLTGWQRQVIALVCTMLAAVWMYSLPRQPLVLRFAELWLTYAGVLLCTMWISIVLLHPTEIKRRAASLDMGQNLIFTCVILTAIASLLAIIKLLHLPAGTLHGQWWFLLLVIAVSWLLVHTIFAMHYAHLYYYSGKRPDPSHGKGWGLEFPEEKRPDYLDFAYFSFCIGMTFQVSDVQIGSRVIRRLAFLHALIGFLFNTFILAMMVNLLAGKS; via the coding sequence ATGTTTCCATTCAAACTCTGGAGATGGATTGCCTACCTTACCGGCTGGCAGCGACAGGTGATTGCGCTGGTATGCACCATGCTGGCTGCCGTATGGATGTATTCGTTGCCCCGGCAACCTCTGGTGTTACGATTTGCAGAATTATGGTTGACTTATGCAGGTGTGTTGTTATGCACCATGTGGATTTCAATTGTACTGTTGCATCCGACGGAAATCAAACGCAGGGCGGCTTCACTGGACATGGGGCAAAACCTGATTTTCACCTGTGTGATACTCACCGCAATAGCGAGTTTACTCGCCATCATAAAATTGTTGCATTTACCTGCCGGAACACTTCACGGACAGTGGTGGTTTTTATTGCTGGTGATTGCGGTTTCGTGGCTGCTGGTCCATACCATTTTTGCCATGCACTATGCGCATCTGTATTACTATTCAGGCAAACGTCCGGATCCTTCACATGGTAAAGGCTGGGGACTTGAATTTCCCGAGGAGAAAAGGCCTGACTATCTGGATTTCGCTTATTTTTCTTTTTGTATAGGTATGACCTTTCAGGTGTCGGATGTGCAGATTGGTTCGCGTGTGATTCGTCGCCTGGCTTTTTTGCATGCCCTGATCGGCTTTTTGTTTAATACTTTTATTCTGGCTATGATGGTTAATCTATTAGCCGGTAAATCATGA
- the rseP gene encoding RIP metalloprotease RseP: MTTTQILIKLAQLMLSLSILVIWHELGHFIPAKLFKTRVEKFYLFFNPWFSLFKFKKGETEYGIGWLPLGGYVKIAGMIDESLDKDQLQRPPQPWEFRAKPAWQRLIIMVGGVTMNVILAFMIYVAMLWVWGETYLPPQNLTYGLSAGPLAQQMGLRDGDRILAIDGKPVENVSSIPYEMIVNQAHRLLVDRDGVQISLPVPQGFIEQLVKSKGKGFVSVRMPVIVDTVLPTAQFLDGRLQKGDRVISLNGHPTPFDQEFQEVEKGMRNTVVTLGVLRHPRDTVYVKARINDQGLIGFGKRPPEKIFHFETRHYTFLASIPAGIQKGIASIGSYLQQLKLIFFSKEVKTSDSLGGFITIGSLFPAFWDWQAFWSMTAFLSIILAVMNILPIPALDGGHVLFLLYEIITRRKPSEKFLEYAQIAGMIILFTLLLYANGLDIWRHLTGR, encoded by the coding sequence ATGACCACCACACAAATTTTGATTAAGTTAGCCCAGCTCATGTTATCCCTGTCGATTCTGGTGATCTGGCATGAGTTGGGGCATTTCATTCCGGCCAAGTTGTTTAAAACACGAGTGGAGAAGTTTTACCTATTTTTTAATCCCTGGTTTTCCCTGTTCAAATTCAAGAAAGGGGAAACCGAATATGGAATTGGCTGGCTTCCCCTGGGCGGATATGTAAAAATTGCCGGGATGATAGATGAGAGCCTGGATAAGGATCAATTGCAAAGGCCGCCACAGCCCTGGGAATTCAGGGCCAAACCAGCCTGGCAGCGCTTGATTATCATGGTTGGCGGTGTAACCATGAATGTGATTCTCGCTTTTATGATTTATGTGGCCATGCTCTGGGTATGGGGGGAAACCTATTTGCCCCCGCAAAATCTTACCTATGGTCTTTCTGCCGGCCCGCTGGCTCAGCAGATGGGCTTACGTGATGGCGACCGCATCCTGGCTATTGATGGTAAACCCGTTGAAAATGTTTCTTCCATCCCCTACGAAATGATTGTCAATCAGGCGCATCGCTTGCTGGTCGATCGTGATGGGGTGCAGATCAGCCTGCCCGTACCGCAGGGATTCATTGAACAGCTGGTGAAAAGCAAAGGGAAGGGTTTTGTTTCCGTGCGCATGCCCGTAATTGTGGATACCGTATTGCCAACGGCTCAATTTCTTGATGGCAGGCTCCAGAAAGGCGATCGGGTTATTTCCCTGAATGGACATCCTACCCCATTCGACCAGGAATTTCAGGAAGTGGAAAAAGGTATGCGCAATACCGTGGTCACGCTGGGTGTATTGCGGCATCCGCGAGATACCGTGTACGTGAAGGCCAGAATCAATGACCAGGGGTTGATTGGCTTTGGTAAACGCCCACCAGAAAAGATTTTTCATTTTGAAACCCGGCATTATACTTTTCTGGCGTCTATTCCCGCGGGTATCCAGAAAGGGATCGCCAGCATCGGAAGCTATCTCCAGCAACTCAAGCTTATTTTCTTTTCTAAAGAGGTAAAAACTTCTGATTCATTAGGCGGATTCATTACCATTGGCAGCCTGTTTCCGGCTTTCTGGGACTGGCAGGCCTTCTGGAGCATGACGGCATTTTTATCCATCATCCTGGCCGTGATGAATATCCTGCCCATTCCTGCGCTGGATGGTGGACATGTATTGTTTTTGCTTTATGAAATCATTACCCGCCGCAAGCCAAGCGAAAAATTCCTTGAATATGCCCAGATTGCCGGCATGATTATTTTGTTTACTTTGTTGCTGTATGCCAATGGGCTGGATATCTGGCGGCACCTCACCGGTCGATAA
- a CDS encoding 1-deoxy-D-xylulose-5-phosphate reductoisomerase has protein sequence MQFPRRIAIFGSTGSIGTQALEVIAAHPDLFEVAVLTAWKNADLLIQQAIRFHPRLVVIGDEASYSLVKNELQQRGIRVLAGIQGLEEAAAEDMYDIHIAAIVGFAGLRPTISAIQRGKTIALANKETLVVAGEWIMEAVKNHQARIIPVDSEHSAIFQCLEGEQHNRIEKIILTASGGPFLGKKPNFLVNVKKDHALQHPNWRMGEKITIDSSSLMNKGLEMIEARWLFNLQPDQIEVVIHPQSVIHSLIQFEDGSLKAQLGLPDMKLPIQYALCYPHRVANNFPRFSFKQFPALSFEAPDIKTFRNLAIAMDVLRKGGNAPCVMNAANEEAVLAFLKNKIGFLDMSDVIEQTLEKVSFILHPSLAEYEESDRLARRYAQLFIDKMQRRS, from the coding sequence ATCAACGGGCTCTATTGGAACACAGGCACTGGAAGTGATTGCAGCTCATCCAGACCTGTTCGAGGTGGCTGTGCTAACAGCCTGGAAGAATGCAGACCTGCTCATTCAGCAGGCGATTCGCTTTCATCCTCGTCTGGTGGTTATAGGCGATGAGGCCTCCTATAGCCTGGTTAAAAATGAACTTCAGCAGAGGGGCATACGTGTGCTGGCGGGCATACAGGGGCTGGAAGAGGCGGCTGCCGAAGACATGTATGATATCCACATAGCCGCCATTGTGGGGTTTGCGGGTTTACGGCCCACCATATCGGCCATCCAGCGGGGTAAAACGATTGCCCTGGCTAACAAAGAAACCCTGGTAGTGGCCGGTGAATGGATTATGGAAGCCGTAAAAAATCATCAGGCACGCATTATTCCGGTTGATTCCGAACACTCGGCCATTTTCCAGTGCCTGGAAGGCGAGCAGCATAACCGCATCGAAAAGATTATCCTTACCGCATCGGGTGGGCCTTTTCTGGGTAAGAAACCCAATTTCCTGGTGAATGTGAAAAAAGATCACGCGCTTCAGCACCCCAACTGGCGCATGGGCGAGAAAATTACAATCGATTCATCATCCTTAATGAATAAAGGCCTGGAAATGATTGAAGCCCGCTGGCTCTTTAATCTGCAACCCGATCAGATTGAAGTGGTGATTCATCCTCAATCAGTGATTCATTCCTTGATTCAATTTGAGGATGGTTCACTGAAAGCACAGCTTGGCCTGCCCGACATGAAATTGCCCATTCAGTATGCCCTTTGTTATCCCCATCGGGTTGCCAATAATTTTCCCCGGTTTTCCTTCAAACAATTCCCAGCCTTGAGCTTTGAAGCCCCCGATATTAAAACATTTCGTAATCTTGCTATTGCCATGGACGTACTGCGGAAAGGAGGAAATGCGCCCTGTGTAATGAATGCAGCCAATGAAGAGGCCGTCCTGGCTTTCCTGAAAAACAAAATTGGTTTTCTGGATATGTCGGATGTCATTGAGCAAACACTTGAAAAAGTTTCCTTCATTTTGCACCCCAGCCTGGCAGAATATGAAGAAAGCGATCGGCTCGCACGTCGGTACGCCCAGCTATTCATTGATAAAATGCAGCGTAGAAGCTGA